CTACCACATAATATTCACTAACATAGATCCATAAAAACTTTCTGAGATTCAAAATCAGTAACTTTTAAAGAATTGTTGATCCAGTTGACTGGAGAATATTAATAAGTATGCACCGGTCTCtatgataaaaaagaaaaggaatgCATGTAAGAGCATTTTATGTGGCAAAAGACATACTTCATCCTTTGTTGACCGGGCCAACTCAATCTGCTTGAGCATTTTGTCATCCAAATTCTGAATTCTCTGGATCAAATGCTTCTTGGCATCCTGCCATCATAACAATTGACAGGAAATTGTAAGAGTAAAAatcttataatataatttacatattatttttcatagtAAGTCTTCCAAGCAGAACAATCAACCCCCCCACCCATATTAGGGACAAAAGATGCATTGTAGTATATTAAAATGTGTCAGTTAACTTTATTGGTGATGGATTATATCTCTTCACGTGTCCTCTCTAAAAAAAGGATAACTTCAGACTGATTCTTTGGAATGGAATGGGAAAGACCATTTCTTCTTAAGAATACAAAGTTACCTACAGAATGTAAGCAactcttttccttttctctttccAGTGTTAAAAGAGTTGAGCACCAATAGGTCCTCAACTAAATGGTTAAGATCATGGTTTGGAAATTACTAGCCCTTGATCACTGCTTACCGAATAAAATCTGGCCAGAACAGATTTGGGATAACTTAATATTTATGAAGAGTCTTTAGGCACAATACTGCCACTGATGCTTACTATATGACTTGATCTCCTTTTACTGTTTTAAGTTGAAAGAAGAAGATTGAATGTATTTCTGAATGtgtttacaaatgtgattacaatataaatttatagattatttacaacctaattaaagaaagaaataataggtaattaaagttatacaaatcaaatcaaatcaccaAAAGATATCAAAcctgtcctaataaatagaaAACGGAATATGCACCTATTATGGAATAATTATCTCCTAATTACGCAACAGTAATCATGAGTCTAAAAGCACTGTATTTTCTACTACAATCCTACAAAAGTCATCctgaaatataaattaaagcATGGTAGCAACTCCATAGAAATTCAAAACTGAAACACCTTCCTAGCAAATCATATTAATGAATGACAGATTATAATCCATCCACTTGGATAAAGGAATTTTAAATTCTAAGTCAATGGAGTCTCAGTTTCCAGTGCAGTAAGTATGCAGTACCTAACGAACATAGCTACATACagatataaaaagaaaatccCAAGCAATAAATGAACACCTACAGCGATGACATCAGAGGCATGCTGCAACTTTTTTGTTAAATCTGCAACAGCTTTTTCCATGCTCTGTTTAGTCACGTACATAAGATCTGAGAATGAAATGCCCTGATATAGGAAAGTAGAAATCAGAAATCACAATCACAAACAATTAAATCGGAAATATTAAATGTATAAAATCAATTACAATAATTATGGGGTAAATATCATCAACTTGCTACCTTTAAAtgagagaaaattaagaaacaaTTATAACAATATtggaaaaggagaaatagagaaaaaaaattcatcaaCCATAAACTAATGAAATTATTCAAAAAAGTGTGCAAGAATCCATGCAAGCAGTTTCCCACCTTCCACCACATGTAACCGTAACCCAGAGCACCCAAGGCAGCAGCTGGAACGACAAGAGATGATAAATTACCTATCAAAAAAGAGAACAAGCAATTAGAAAAGCAATGCATGAATGGATCACACAAAATACACTCTACATCTGCACAACACACATCAACATGTTGACAGCCTACATATGAAATGCAGAGAAACATAACAAGTAAAACACGCCATCTAAGTAACAGCTATATTAGATGGTAGAATTGAACATATTACTCTGTCCAGAACCCCCATTCAATACTGTGATTGGTCTACTTGATGCTAATTGTCGAACTTCATTTGCCAGACGACGCACCTGTAGTAAAGTCAAGCAACATTTCCGTAAAGAAAATTCAAATTCTCCTACCAGCTCAGTTCATAAACAAAAGACACCCAGACATATTCACCCAGTTCATTACCTGAGCAGCTATTGCATCAGCATATTCACTTTCACCTTCAGCCTGATCCCCCGATTTTTCCAATCCCTTCACCAGCAACTACAGCCCCAAAAAATAGAGAAATTAAACACCATCAGCATACAAACATAGAGTTTTTAAACACACACATAGacacatataaaatatataagcaATATcaagagtttttaaaaaataataatccaGCTTCACTAGCTGATAATAGGcgtataacaaaaaaaaacttaatttacAAGGACTATAGAAAACACACGATGACCACCATATGTAGCTATACCAAATTCGTGGGAACCAAAGGCGTTTACGGTCACGGGCACCGATAAACAAACGAAATTAAAAACGATTTTCCCAAACCCTACCATCGGTTAAAAACGAATATTCCAAAACTCTATCACCACCATCTCAGACAAACCACTACTCGTTTCATAACACAGCCTCCTCGACTTCAAGAACACCAGTAGAAGATCCATAACTCAGGAAAAACGAAAAGAAAAGCAATAGCAGAAAATTTCTCACGCGGATTTCAAAAAATTGAAGTTAAGAGATAGATGTAGATTATTCCAACGAGAAAAGGAGTGGAACTGGAAATACCTGAAGGTCGCCGATTAAATCGGACAATTTACCGTTTTTGACGAGGACGGTGCCGGTGTAACCTGAaggaagagagtgaaatcaaataagtgaaaaaaaaaaaagtagttacTGATATGCTATTAAGAGAGAGATAGAGAAAGAGAGGTACCTGCTCCAGCAATGACAAGGATCTTGGAGATCCCCATTCCGCTTTGCATAGCCATAGCCATGGCGAGAGAGAAAAGTCAGAAAGATTCGATGATCAGGTTCGGTTGCTCTATAAAAATGCTTTCACTACTTAACCCAACAGACTCTTTTCACCTCAATAATTTCTCGTGGCATCCGATACTAAAtgttaaaatactattttatctttttttttattccataTATAATTGAGAATATGTTTTTGAATTTggaagtatttttaaaatttataaaatttggaatttttttttatgtaaaataagtctataaattatgtaatttgaatatattttagattatataattcagaaatcaattttatattaaaaaatcttttaaattatataattcgggAACTAATTgtttctgaattacataatccagaaattAATCTTATCTATAGaaaaaattttcaaattatgtaatccaaaaactagttagaaattttttttaaattacataatttgaaagttaattctggatttaaaaaagaaaaacttttaaattatataatttaaaatatttaaaaaatatatttttgaaataaaaaaacgtATAGAGATATGAATTGCAGAAAGAAGCACCTACCCAACACGATAACGGACGGCCTTCCAAACGACTTGGTTTTGTTATATATCTAATCTAATGCCCTACACCCATATAATATATGTACTCCCCAAATCTATTTTATTTGTCTTCAGATAtctgattaatatatttttattttcaaaaaatctAAAAGATCTTTGATTACTATACAAATTTCCTCACATTAATTGAAATTccctttttcatttttcaaaatcaagtatcctatatttattttctttttaattaaatatcattagttaaaatcttttattttaaaaatgtcaaattctcaattttaatgaaatttttcaTTGTTATCTCAATAAATTTCGGGATGATTTATTTCTGAATATTTGTTTCCATCTTATcattagataattttaaaagttaaatattcAGGCATGAAAAAATGGGagtatttatttcttaaaatgtCAGATTCATTCTCGAGATTTTATCAAATAttctttctcttcttattttattttcattattattttataaaataatttttatgagttatttcattttatttaactaGGTAAGATTAAGTTAAAGGTTACCCATAACTGTGCTTTTGAAGTCGTGATTTTTCTTTTGTGATACCAACTTTTTTAGTTGAGTCTTAGATGTTGAAAAAGTAAAACTCATTATGTAAAATCgaatttaaatcattttttaacatTCTTCtatgtttatgaaaaaaaaaatcaatgaactTTGATCTATTTGCATAAAGATATTACCATATTTAGAGATaagtttaagagtttttttataaaaactaataaaccagttactaatttatttaattaatttataaattaatttttccaATACAAAAGTGTTTCATATGTAGTCcaaagtaatttattttatgattttgtaaattttaatttataagttaCTTTATGTATGTTGtagtatatttaattttattacattatGTTTTAAtacattgtttttattattttaaatttcttttaatttattattatttattattctttaattttttttacatagttcaaaataaataaataaaatcaacataagtaactaatattttattatatgataTTGTATTGAAATTACAAAagtgaaaattgtaaaaaaaaacaaaagtcaATGTAATAATGTTTTAAGTTgcgaaataaaaaaataaaaagtaaatttgatTAATACTCATTACACCACTCgtttaaataaaatgattttttcaaataacttttttatacaacttcagaaaaataaaaacaagtactaaaaagtttaattattttgaaaaaatccTAAATTGTACTTAcatgataatataattttaattaaaaacaaaaaaaatatttatataagaaatattatataattatatattttatatcctTTTACATTGTTTATAAGCTTGgaatatataaattagaaaTTGATCAGCTAGTAACAAATTTATTATCTATTAACTAACTTATCAACAAGTTTTGTCAAAAAATGTGCTTGATAAAACTACTATAAACTAACTTACTTTAGAAACTTCTAAGTTATAAACTATAAGGTATTTCATAGcttataacttattttattttattaataccccttatactttaatatattttcttatcgttcataatttctttttaattattaacacTCATTTCAATCTTATGAATACAGTTAATCattatactatttttattatttttaaattattttttaatgtaatgtttaataaaaattaaacataataaaaattgaaaaaaacaaatttaacatAACACGAagttaaattgaaaaataaaaaaatatatagaaccaaatataattaatactcattatataaattcatttaaaaggAAAAATCTTCCTATATAATTTAcacattatttttcatattaagTCTTCCAAGAAGAAGATGGTGGGAGACATGGGACAAACCGGAGGTTAGTGTAGCACAtttaggctttgtttggattagaggttgTGGGTGAGTGaaaagttgagggtgtgggggagtggaagtgtgaagaaagtgtggagaaagttgagggtgtttggattgggatatgttagagtggatgtgtaaagaaagttttgtgaatgatgtgatagttgtgagagtattttaatatattttgaatagtataaattgtaagattacaaatttacccttatatataaataaataaaaaaataaaatattaatgttaaattttgcttgtagataattttaatattattaatgattatttaataaattttatgttatataaatatataattgttattaattatgattttgattactattaataataacattaatataatttaagaaaagatGTCATGAACATTAATTagttacaaaaatatataaagtcatTATATTGATGTAGAGGGAGATAAATACATGTTAATTTGAAATTATGCAaattattacaatattttttataattttttttttaattttaacattaataaattatgttaaatctacaaaaattaaaatcctaaacattataaattttgaattccattctgtcaaaataaattttttaaataaaaatttctattttttataaacaattaattttttaaaaaataattactttctacatgtattattaaaaaatcagaTTTCTTCTCAAAAGTCTGActggtttttttaattaatacaacattttttataaagtttttaattataacattaacaatttataatttatgtctGATATAAAAAAACTCTACAAATTTTTAATTCCATTCTgaaaacatattatttttaatttcattatgtaaacatattcattttaaaacataataattatctaCATTTATTACTATAAACTGAAATTTCTTATCTAAACTTTTTCTGCTTTCTTAACTtactaaaacatttattttgattttgtaatttataatattaatttataaaaacccTACACAttacaaatttctatttccagttgtaaaaatattcagtttaaataaataactttctttcttataaataattaaatgttataaaaaaatgactacaacattttttttaatgtttttaatgataacattaataatttatgtcaaatctaaaaaaaaattaactaaacattataaatttttatttccattctgtaaaaatattatttagaaataaaaagctatttttttaaaacaatttaatttttaaaaactaataactatctacatttattattagaaatttaaattttttctctaaactttttctgcctttttaaattactataatattaaaataaatataaaaattaaaaaacctgAATAAAATGGAGACCCTCTGATTTATGTGGCATGTAGGagaaaagaaagatagaaaaacaattttatacatCTGATGTGGCATTTTGTTATGCAATCTCCCCTTTCTCTTCGTTTTGGAGAAGATGCAAGATTCCTTACACTTTCCTGCAGTCTCTCCCTCACCCACACACATAACTGGAAGCAAACGGCCCCTAGAAGCAAACGGTACCCAAAGCAAAACATTTTCAACCCCCACCCTTATTAGGGTCAACAGATGCATTGCAGTATATTAAAATAACTTCAGACTGATTCTTTGTGATGGGAGAGACCACTTCTCCTTAAAAATCCAAAGTTAGCTACAAAATGTGTAAGAACCTCGTTTCCTTTTCTCTATCCAGTACATCAACCTGTTGAATGCAGAGAAATATAACAAGCAAAGCACACCATCTTAAGCAACAGCTATATTAGATGTAGAACTGAATACATTACTGTCCAGAACCACCATTCAGCACTGTGATTGGTCTACTTGATATTTATTGCTGAACTTCATTCGAGCAACATTCCGTAttaagaaaattcaaaattctcCTCCCAGCTCATTTCATACACAAAAGACACCAAGACATATTCACCTGAGCAGCTATTGCATAAGCATTTACTCTCACCTTCAACCTCCAATTCATTCACCAGCAATACATACACACATACATAAtctaatatataaacaatatcCGGAGTTATAAAAGAGTAACAATCCTGCTTCTCGAGCTGATAATTAGgcttataaacaaaaaaaattacgaGGACTATAGAAAAACACACGATGACCACCATCTATAGCTATCAGACAATCATTCCAAATTCGTGGGAACCTCAGGCCTTTACGGTCCCGGCCACTGATAAACAGACAAAGTTAAAAACGAATCTTCCCAAACCCTACCATTGGTTAAAAATGAATATTCCAAAACTCT
The sequence above is a segment of the Phaseolus vulgaris cultivar G19833 chromosome 2, P. vulgaris v2.0, whole genome shotgun sequence genome. Coding sequences within it:
- the LOC137810599 gene encoding uncharacterized protein isoform X2; translated protein: MAMAMQSGMGISKILVIAGAGYTGTVLVKNGKLSDLIGDLQLLVKGLEKSGDQAEGESEYADAIAAQVRRLANEVRQLASSRPITVLNGGSGQSNLSSLVVPAAALGALGYGYMWWKGISFSDLMYVTKQSMEKAVADLTKKLQHASDVIADAKKHLIQRIQNLDDKMLKQIELARSTKDEVAGVRSTITSLHEDLGFLQQTVEQMDERLTTLSSKQDYANYGLAYLIDFVHGKGRKMPEILQEQLKVSGKSPNLLTFKGAPNVKGLKDIAETLSIGLDRSASDAVMPDSVDKLEQLRRPLLRTSSTRC
- the LOC137810599 gene encoding uncharacterized protein isoform X1 — translated: MAMAMQSGMGISKILVIAGAGYTGTVLVKNGKLSDLIGDLQLLVKGLEKSGDQAEGESEYADAIAAQVRRLANEVRQLASSRPITVLNGGSGQSNLSSLVVPAAALGALGYGYMWWKGISFSDLMYVTKQSMEKAVADLTKKLQHASDVIADAKKHLIQRIQNLDDKMLKQIELARSTKDEVAGVRSTITSLHEDLGFLQQTVEQMDERLTTLSSKQDYANYGLAYLIDFVHGKGRKMPEILQQEQLKVSGKSPNLLTFKGAPNVKGLKDIAETLSIGLDRSASDAVMPDSVDKLEQLRRPLLRTSSTRC